CAATGCAGCACCAAGAGCTTCTACACAAGTACGAGCAACATTGTTGTATGGGTCTTGTTCGGTTAAGCTCCAACCCGATGTTTGAGAGTGGGTTCTCAAAGCCATTGATTTGCTCAACTGCGGATCGAATTGTTTAACAATTTTAGCCCAAAGCATTCTGCCGGCGCGCATTTTAGCTATTTCCATAAAATGGTTCATACCTATACCCCAGAAAAACGACAAACGCGGAGCAAATGCATCAATAGGAATACCAGCTTTCAGACCTGCACGAATATACTCCATACCGTCAGCCAAAGTATAAGCAAGCTCAATATCAGCAGTAGCTCCTGCCTCTTGCATGTGATAGCCGCTAATACTAATAGAATTGAATTTCTTCATGTGTTTGGATGTAAATTCAAAAATATCGGCTATAATTTTCATACTTGGCATTGGTGGGTAAATGTAAGTATTACGCACCATAAATTCCTTTAAAATGTCGTTTTGTATGGTTCCGGTTAGTTTATCCATGCTAACGCCTTGTTCTTCGGCAGCAACGATATAAAACGCCAATATTGGCAGAACTGCACCGTTCATTGTCATCGAAACAGACATTTGGTCTAATGGAATTTGGTCGAAAAGTATTTTCATGTCCAAAATCGAATCGATAGCCACGCCTGCTTTACCTACGTCACCCACAACTCTTTCGTGGTCGGAATCGTAACCTCTGTGAGTAGCCAAGTCGAATGCAACCGATAAACCTTTTTGTCCAGCTGCTAAGTTACGTCTGTAAAAAGCGTTGGACTCTTCGGCTGTTGAAAATCCGGCATATTGTCTGATTGTCCATGGTCTCATTACGTACATAGTACTGTACGGTCCTCTTAAAAATGGCGGAATACCGGCAGCATAGTCTAAATGCTTGAAATCTTTAATATCATCAATATTGTAAAAAGATTTAACCGGAATTTGCTCATTGGTTACAAATTTGGTTTCTGCTTTATTGTTGCCCGAAGGGCTATATTTTTTATTTATATCTATTTTCTTGAAATCAGGTCTCATAATTTCATTTTTTAAAAGTCCAACTTGTTTTGAATTTCCTCCAGGGTTTTATAAACGTTAGCTCTAACGTGAATAAACTCGTCGATGCCTGCGTTTTTAAGCATTTCAATATGCTCTTTCGGGTAACCTGCAAGAATAAATAAAGCATCGGGATATTTAGCTTTAATTCCGTCGATAATTGGTTTTGTAACTTGCGGATATTCATCGTCGGAACTGCAAACAACGTAAACGTCGGCTTTTGTTTTCAATGCTTCGTCTATGGCTTCGTCAACATTATCAAATCCGTTGTTATCGAATATTTGGAAACCTGCACAGCCTAAGAAGTTGGTGCTGAACATTGCACGAGCTTTACGCATGGTCAAGTTGCCGACATTAACAAGATACGCCGATGGTCGAACTCCTCTTAGTTGTGTAACCATTTCTGCTCTGAAACGAAGTTCATCAAATTGCTCGGAACCGGCAACAAATGTTATGTTTTGACTTAATAATTCATCATCTTCGAAATCGAAATCGTCTTCGTCTAAATCTTCTTCAAGCTCATCGTCAACAATATCGTCATCTTCGGCGTAGTATTCCTCTTCGTTGAGAGAATCCAAATCTTCCGATTCGAGAATTTTGTCAAGCATAGTTTCGTCCAAATTCGGGTATTGGTTTGTACCAACCAATATGGTTTTTCTGGTCGCAACGTCTTCTTTTCGTTTTTGTCCACCTTCTTCCAACCATTTTTGAACAATGCCTTTATCAATAGACTCAATCATTCCGCCATTATCTTCAATATGAAGAAAGATTTCCCAGGCTTTATTAATTATTTTATTTGTAAGCACTTCAATGTAATAAGCTCCTGCCGATGGGTCGGCAACTTTATCCAAATGAGCTTCTTCTTTTAAAATTATTTGCTGATTGCGTGCAATGCGATACGAAAATTCGTCGGGTGGACTTATAAGTTCGTCGTACGGATTTACCGATAATGACTGACAACCGCCAATAACTGCTGACATTGCCGCAGTCGTGGTACGTAGCATATTAACATGAGCATCGTATAAGGTTAAATTCCATTTGGAAGTAACAGCATGGGCAAACAATTTGCACGAATTTTCATTTTGCGGATTGTAAGCATTAATGATATTAGCCCACAAATGACGAGCTGCTCTGAACTTAGCTATCTGCGGGAAATAATCAGGTCCTGCAGAAAAAGAAATCATAATTCGGGGAGCAATATCATCAATTTTAAAACCTCGTTTTATAAGCACTTGAATTACGCTAACTGCCGAAGAAAAACTCAGGGCTAACTCTTGTGAAATATTAGCTCCTGCTGAGTTGTATCCTAAAGCATTGATAGAAACAGGTTTGAAATCAGCTCCGAAATCTTTGGTAAGTTCAAACAACTTAGTAATCTCATCTTCAAACATTGGCTCCGATTCGGCTACATTTCCTACAAATAAAACATCAAAAACAGGGTCGTATTCCAATCCGCCTTTTACATCGGATAGTTTGATGTTATTTTTGGCAAGATAGCTTTTGTAAATACCGATAAACTCGTTGACATCAACTACATCGTTGAAGTAAATGTATTTTTGGGTAACATCAATGTTTTTTAGTAGTTTTTCCAAATCATCGGAATTTGAAACCGACATTACCGACAATGAGACCGCATCGGCACCTTTGCTCAGATGGTCAACAGCTGTAGCATTGGCTTCTTCAATAATTTCGGTTTCTATTTCCTGTCTGATAATCCATTTGTTTCCTGATTTGGAAACGGAACGCGTATATGGGAAATCTCCGGGATTTAACTTGACAGAAGACAAGTTTTCTATATCTTCTTTTCTGTAATACGGGTTCAAATCAAACCCTTCATCTGTTTTCCATACAAGGCGCTTATTGTAGTCGGCACCTTTTAAATCGACATTAATTATTTCCTCCCATTCTTCGGTTGAAGTTGGTGGAAATTCTGCAAATAAATTATTGTTTTTATCCATATTTATAACTTATTCTTTTTTAAAGTTTTTATAACTGTGCAAAAGTAAACAATTACTCTTAACAAACGAGTAGTTTTATTTTTCTATTTGTTGTTTGTTTGCTTCATCTTCTAATATTTGTTCGGCTCTCGCCAAAGCTTCGGGGAATGATGGTTTAACATTTTGCTTGCCAACCATAAACAACAATCTGGATTTATTGAGTTCTTCTAAGATTTTACTATCGGTAACGCCCGACAATATTACTCTACCTTCGTTTCTTTGAATATATTTGGTAACTTCTTTAAGCACTCTTGTTCCGCTTCCGTCAATTAGGTGGACATTACGCATACGTATTATAAGCACTTTGGGAGTTCGTTCTATTTGCCTGATTGCATCTCTAAACTTGTACGCAGCACCGAAAAACAATGGTCCGTTGATTTCATAGACCAAAACACCTTTCGGCACCTCAAATTTAGTAAGAGCAAGTGGATCGTCGACTTCATCTTCAATATCGACAAAATCAAGATTTTGAACATCGGTGTTTTTAATTGAATCACGTAGGAATAAGAAGATCGCCAAAATCATACCAACCTCAATAGCCATAACCAAATCGACTACAACGGTTAGTACAAAGGTTATAACCAAAATGAGCATGTCGGAGCGTTGCCCTCTGGCAATGGAAACAAAGTTTCGCCACTCACTCATATTGTAGGAAACAATAATAAGTATTCCGGCAAGGGTAGCCATTGGTATATAGCTAACAGTTTTTCCAAGAAACAATATTACCATCAGAACAAAAATAGCATGAGTAATACCTGCGATTGGTGTTCTACCGCCGTTTTTAACGTTAGCTGCTGTGCGAGCCATTGCTCCGGTTGCAGGAATACCGCCGAAAATTGCCGAACCGATATTGGCAAAACCCTGTCCGACCAATTCCATATTGGAATTATGATTTTTACCAATCATACCGTCGGCAACAACAGCCGACAACAAGGATTCTATACCGCCTAATAAAGCAATAGCAAAAGCCGAATTGACCAAACTTTGAAAAGTTACCCAATCGATATTGGGAATTATAGGTTTTGGGAAAACTGCATTTAATTCGCCAAAACTTGAACCAATAGTTGCTACCGGAATTTTAAAAATGTAAACCAAAAGCGTTGAAATTATAATAACTATCAGTGGAGCCGGTATTTTTTTGGTGTATTTATTCCAAAAAACCTGAAACAAAATAGCAAATAACCCCAAGCCTAAAGCGTAAAAATTAACATTTTCTATATTGCTGAAAAACATTTGCCACTTGCTAACAAAGTCGGCAGGCACTTTTTCGATACCTAAACCTAAAAAGTCGTTTATTTGTGAAGAAAAAATTATAAGAGCAATTCCGGAAGTAAATCCTACAATTAAAGGATAAGGAATAAATTTGATTATACTTCCCAAACGCGCAAATCCCATGGCAACCAACATAATACCAGCCATAAAAGTAGCCACTATAAGTGCATCAACTCCATGCTGACTTACAATACCGTAAACAATAACGATGAATGCTCCGGTAGGTCCACCTATTTGCACACGGCTTCCGCCCAAAAACGAAATCAGAAATCCGGCAACAACTGCCGTCACCAAGCCTCTATCGGGCGAAACACCCGAAGCAATTGCAAAAGCAATAGCCAATGGCAAAGCTATTATTCCTACTATTATCCCTGCAAAGATGTCTTGTTTGATACGGTCTTTGCTGTACGGAAACAACCTGAAAAATTTAGGTGTAAATTCCCTGCGAAATTCTTTCAATTTATTTTCCATTACCAATATTTATTAGAATTGGCAAATGTAAGGAATTTGTAGAAATAAAAAATCTATTATTTCTTAAAAACGAACTGAACTGTTTGTTGATATCACTAAACAAAGTATTGAGTAATTAGTGTGGGCTATGGTAGCCGTTAGCCGTTAGCCGTTAGCCGTTAGCCGTTAGCCATTTGCAATAGTCAAACTCAGCCAAGAGCCAAGAGCCAACGGCTAACAGCCAACAGCCATCTAATACTTTAATTGCACCTATATATAACATTTTATCTTAAGTGTTGCATTTTGAGAAAATACAAATTCCATGCAGACAAATATTAAACATAAGGTTGCAAAAAAGTTTTTCATACTATTCGAGTTTTAGATATTGTTTTAATGTTTCAACATATTCTTCAAAAGCCTCAACTCCTTTTGGTGTAATTTGGCACACAGTGCGGGTTCGTTTTCCTACAAAACCCCTTTCAACTTCAATATAACCCGCTTCACTCAATTTATCTATTTGCACACTTAAATTTCCAGATGTTGACTTAGTTTGCTCTTTCAAATAATTAAAATCGGCTTCTTCTACAGATAGCAATATTGACATAATTGCCAACCTGAGTTCAGAATGAAGTAAGGGGTCAAGCTGTTTAAACATTTTTTTTACCTTTCCAATTTAAAATATGTCCGGGAATTATCATCATTACTAAAAAGATAAGCGCGAAAACAAGAATCGATTCATATCCTTTTATAATCAAACATAAAAAAGAGAGAAAAATACAAGCAAACCCCGAAAAAATAAGAGGCTTAAATTTTATAATCAACCCTGTTATGGCAGTTCCGCTT
The sequence above is a segment of the Lentimicrobiaceae bacterium genome. Coding sequences within it:
- a CDS encoding methylmalonyl-CoA mutase family protein, whose product is MDKNNNLFAEFPPTSTEEWEEIINVDLKGADYNKRLVWKTDEGFDLNPYYRKEDIENLSSVKLNPGDFPYTRSVSKSGNKWIIRQEIETEIIEEANATAVDHLSKGADAVSLSVMSVSNSDDLEKLLKNIDVTQKYIYFNDVVDVNEFIGIYKSYLAKNNIKLSDVKGGLEYDPVFDVLFVGNVAESEPMFEDEITKLFELTKDFGADFKPVSINALGYNSAGANISQELALSFSSAVSVIQVLIKRGFKIDDIAPRIMISFSAGPDYFPQIAKFRAARHLWANIINAYNPQNENSCKLFAHAVTSKWNLTLYDAHVNMLRTTTAAMSAVIGGCQSLSVNPYDELISPPDEFSYRIARNQQIILKEEAHLDKVADPSAGAYYIEVLTNKIINKAWEIFLHIEDNGGMIESIDKGIVQKWLEEGGQKRKEDVATRKTILVGTNQYPNLDETMLDKILESEDLDSLNEEEYYAEDDDIVDDELEEDLDEDDFDFEDDELLSQNITFVAGSEQFDELRFRAEMVTQLRGVRPSAYLVNVGNLTMRKARAMFSTNFLGCAGFQIFDNNGFDNVDEAIDEALKTKADVYVVCSSDDEYPQVTKPIIDGIKAKYPDALFILAGYPKEHIEMLKNAGIDEFIHVRANVYKTLEEIQNKLDF
- a CDS encoding SulP family inorganic anion transporter, giving the protein MENKLKEFRREFTPKFFRLFPYSKDRIKQDIFAGIIVGIIALPLAIAFAIASGVSPDRGLVTAVVAGFLISFLGGSRVQIGGPTGAFIVIVYGIVSQHGVDALIVATFMAGIMLVAMGFARLGSIIKFIPYPLIVGFTSGIALIIFSSQINDFLGLGIEKVPADFVSKWQMFFSNIENVNFYALGLGLFAILFQVFWNKYTKKIPAPLIVIIISTLLVYIFKIPVATIGSSFGELNAVFPKPIIPNIDWVTFQSLVNSAFAIALLGGIESLLSAVVADGMIGKNHNSNMELVGQGFANIGSAIFGGIPATGAMARTAANVKNGGRTPIAGITHAIFVLMVILFLGKTVSYIPMATLAGILIIVSYNMSEWRNFVSIARGQRSDMLILVITFVLTVVVDLVMAIEVGMILAIFLFLRDSIKNTDVQNLDFVDIEDEVDDPLALTKFEVPKGVLVYEINGPLFFGAAYKFRDAIRQIERTPKVLIIRMRNVHLIDGSGTRVLKEVTKYIQRNEGRVILSGVTDSKILEELNKSRLLFMVGKQNVKPSFPEALARAEQILEDEANKQQIEK
- a CDS encoding transcriptional regulator, with product MFKQLDPLLHSELRLAIMSILLSVEEADFNYLKEQTKSTSGNLSVQIDKLSEAGYIEVERGFVGKRTRTVCQITPKGVEAFEEYVETLKQYLKLE